A region of the Mangifera indica cultivar Alphonso chromosome 10, CATAS_Mindica_2.1, whole genome shotgun sequence genome:
CACAAGTAACGTCTTCAGATTTTGACACCAACCCCATGTCTTTGGAGAATTTGTAAGCGGGGATGAGTTCGCTGATTGAATCTTCCATGCTGTTCGGTGGCACTTCTTGGTCGAAATGGTCACCAAGAGACAGTGAATTTTGCGGCATTTGTTGATGGGCAATGACGGTTTGCCTTCTAGAGCAGCAACGGATGAGGATGAAATGGTAGATAAGTAGCAGTGCCCCAGCTGTGGTAGTGACAACAATGGCTAATGATAGTGCATTGAAACCAGGAAAATGTGACGAATTGTTGGCCATTGTTGAAGGAGAATGATCAGAGTCAAAGGCATTAAAACTCACACGACCGGCcagaattatataataagttcggatgattaaagttttaaacttatATGATTGTTTATTCTGTAGATTCGGTTTCACAGAAGAAGAAGACCAACTACTAAAGTTAAAATCTAGCATAGGAAAATTTACACCATTAATCACACTTagaaaattcattcaaaatgattTGTCTTTCGTAAAACATAACATTGTCAAATAATTAACCTTATAAGACAAACATTTATTTCACCATCAAACCAACCCTCTGGTTCTTGATTGTACAACAATCTGTAACATAACGGATTCCAATTCGACAGGAACGAGACCCGGCTGTCGAAAGTTTTGCAGTGAAGGCAGGGCGTTGGCACGACACATGGGGCAATTTTGATGAGAATAAAGCCACATATCAATACATGGGGCATGAAATGAGTGTAAACATTCAGGCAAAGTACGCAGCTCCTCGCCCTCTTCAAATTCACACAGGCACACTGAGCAAAGGCCGTCGTCTCCGGCCAAGGCTATAGCCTTATGGTATTTATGGGTTGGGATGGGGTGGGCGGCTGAGTTCTCAAAGCTGCTCGCCATTTCAATGTTTTGGGGCGTAAAAGCGCCTCTGGGTTCTGGTGGGCTCGGGGTGGGGACGTGACTCCTGCACCAACTCACGGCCATGGAGATTGCTAACACAAGTGCAGCTGAGCCGACGCTAACGAGAATTATTGATCCTCTGACGTTATCCAAAAGGTCCCCACCGTCACCTGCCATTGTTTGAAAGTGATTAGCAAATTAGCAATATTGGTTAATTAAGTCTTAATGAAGaagttaaaacaaattataatatggCAGAGACGATAATTACAAGAAGAGCATTGTCTAATAAGTACTTATTATATTGCAGAAGAAAGATACTTATAATTTCCTACCTATGTAttacaatcaaattatatatatttattttgaatacataacatatatacatacttatatgtgttataatatgattaaataattttaaattataagtaaaataatatcaaatcatatgataatacatataagtatatatatatttgtatatttaaaataaatgcgtataatattgttgtatgtattatatgtaattttataatgaattaagAGATTTATACAAACACATATTCTCAGAATCTAATCCAGTTCTTTCTGAGGAAAGGGAATACAGCAGTGGTGCCACCCGGTACAGAGATAACTGAGAGCTTAAAGAAGCATGACATGAGCTTCTTGCAACCAATGGCTGACATTTGACAAACGAACATGAGGGACGACTTCAACAAGGCAGCGCCTATAACCCCACTTACAAAAAATGCCATTTTGATGTAGCAGTGGTTGGTTTGTATAGCTACAACAGCGTATGGAAGTTCAAATTCCAACCatcttaaattaataacaattataagTAAGATTTAATTTgcatgaattaaataaaaaattcaatcataaatATGTAAGATTTTCTACTATTAGATACCCAGTTAAAAATCAGAGCCAAAAAAGGGTTTCTCTAGAGGAAAACGCCATTGTTAAATCATCCATGAATGGTCACAATTAGGTTTCTGTCAGAAACAAAACAAGCTTGAAAAATTGGAAATCAAAAAATTGACCACACAGAATAATCTTGTTTTAGCAGTCCACTGACTATGAAGTACAAGAAGGAATCTTGGAATATAAGAATTATGGGTTTGTGCAAGATACTGTTGTTGCATAGTTGTTCACAAATAACCACACGTATCACTTATATGGGGCTATAAAAAAGGCAACTCAGAGAATAGAAAAGGCCTTTGATAAGTGAATCagacaaaataatcttttttttttttttttaagaaaagttCTTCacaattttcaaactatttcctctgtaatatattataattgtctCTTCAGCAATTCCAAGAGcatctgcttcttcttcttcttcttcttctgtttttgaACATTGTTTGTCTCTTCTTTCTTTGCAGTAGTTGGATAACAATTTCTAATTGAAGATGTGGTGTAACCCTAGTTAATTTTAATGCCCATAATCTCATCTTCACCGATTCTACAAGATGTGAAAAAATGTTGATTATGGTTACTaggttgctttttttttttttttttttaccttgttGTAATAAATGTGACAATGGTAATTTCAGGTTACCTAGTTCATTACCATGGTAAGAAATAAGTTGTGCATCACAAaagatttgaaaacttttgaagACTCAAGAGCTTCCAAGATAAAAGAACTTAACTATGACATCTATTTTTATAGCCAAACTAAAACAAAGCTAGCGagaagaaattttatttgtctAAGTTAGCCCTAAGACATGTGTCAATAATCTTACAATACAAGAAAAGCTTATCCAATAAGAATTCATAATGATGTGAAGCAACATGGTAGTTACACAATGTGAAGGAAATGAAGTATTAACTGTATTAATTGAAACATCATTGTTACAAAGTTTTATGAGAGATTTTGATTGTTTATGTATTATTTCTTCATAAAAAGAGTTTCTAAAGATCTATTTACACTCCAAAAACTGAGAtgacaatttgtttttttaaaattaaaattggaataacaattgttatataataaaatctgtTTTTGACTAAACTAATataagatatttaataaaatgacaaactaCAATAATGGCAATTGTGTATATTAATTTAACGacaaactaatataatatatttaataaatatgatgtAACCGATGAAACTATATCATTGTCTCTtcattctataaatataaatgattaaacaGAAAAAGAGGTAGACAAAGAATCTTTCAGATATATGTAAAACTATAATTAGAAATCTCTAAATAATCACAtcttttttaagataattttttgtaatcactacataaattttgtttaagatttcccaaaaatataaataacattactGTGGATTTAGGCCCTATAGCAGCAAGCTAATCTATATCAAAAATCTCTCGTGTCTCATTCTCacttttaatcaatatattagTAGATAACGAGATTATTCCATAATTTCGATAATCACATCAACaatcatttttctattaaaatttaaactataatttacaTCCCCGAAATTATCATTTGATCTCCCAAAGAATATCCAAAACCCTTGCTAAGGAGATACATAATGCTATCCAAAAATTTCAGATATGCTTTCGTtaacttaatttataaaaatgttatttcaattattgtttttCTAAAGCCTCCTTCCAAGGAGGGCATTTGGTCTAGTGGCATGATTCTCGCTTAGGGTGCGAGAGGTCCCTTGTTCAATTCTCGGAATGCCCCTGTTTCTCAATTTTTGCATCAGCCTTTTGGGCCACTGGAATCGCTTTCAAAAAATGGCCCACCCTTTGGGCTGGTTTCTTGATGTTCataaatatgaatgaaatattTTCAGCGTGTAATCAAGacatttttttgacaaaaatgtctctctaattcaaattgaatgaaGTGAACATTTGCATCCAACGCTGAAAATGCGTAAAATCAAGTCAAGTATACGAgatagacctggccacgggccggtttggcccgtgaaccagaccgaaaccggcccgACTAAACCCGGAACCAGAACCGGCAGACCCGGAACCGGGCTAAACCAGAACCAAAACCGTGactctacggttcggttccggttcacataaattgaaaccgtGGAACCGCCAATTCAAACCGGTTTATGAACaggcggtttactgtgctgaaccaaaaaaaatttgaaaattttttgattttttttttaattttattaaccgttgccttttgaaggaaatttgcaggggaccgttggtcccctgcaattttttgcAATTTCATTCACCCcctctatttctaatttttttaaaaaaagtttttttctatatatatcactttaaattctattctctcaaatctcaatctctctctactctctcactcaatccttcaaactctcattctcattctttaaactcttaatattctctcaatctttcaattcaattaaattttcttaaatttaattaaattctttcttaattttttattaatttcaatttcaattttttttatacaattcataattaattatagaatttatttctataattaattttatttattatttttttattatcttttataattaatcatataatttatttatataattaatttcatttattattaaaaaatggcaagtagtgaaaattcttccggttcacgaagatttggtcaatattcatatatatcaaatgtgaatgaaaatcaatttatagatgattttcattcacaagaaagtgaaaaccaatatgaagaggtggagcaacaacaacaacatcaacaacagatggagatggaacaacaatctcaaaaaattcctacatccgatattttcaaaattcatttcaagaaaatacaaaaggaagatggtaattttgatgttgcttgcaattattgtaagcaaatttacaaattcaaacaaggaggtggatacgggacattcaaaaggcacttggagtcaaaacaTCCGGAAAAAATCGGACAAAGCCgaggtcaaacacaaataaccgggtatggttcttctacacacaaatctttatttatgtatagtgataataaaagtaaagaagaatttgcaaaaatggtagcaatagatcacttagcatttagtttttgtgaaaatttaggttttaataattattgtaaaactgcattaaatcctgcatataaaactattccaagaaatacattaaaaagaacattatttagtttatataaaaaacaaaaaaaagagttaattcaattttttacaaattttaatggacgtgtatctctatgtagtgatgtttggagtgaccattagcaagttcactcttatatgggtgtaacttgtcattggatagatgatgattctctattacaaaaaagaattttatcatttagggtatttgatgaacgacatacggctgataatatttatagaataattaaaagaatattagaagaatataaattactttataaaattttttcaatttcatttgataatgcacgttcaaatactgcctcaataaataatttaattgatatttgtagacctaatttaggtggtagattttttcatattagatgtgcatgtcatgtgttaaatttatgtgtacaagatggtttagaatgtcttaaaaattttattagtccaataaaaatagcaatttcatatttatggacacatccccaaattatgaaagaatggggtaaattttgtaaacaacataataaaagaccaaaaagatttcctaaagatgtgccgactcgttggaattcaacatatgaattactcaacaagtcatttgattataaggatttattatgctcatttatttcacaaaatgtgccacaaattatattatatccccaacattgggatatttgttcaaaaattttaaatgtattaagaaattttaataatgcaacatatactttaagtggggtttattatcccacttctcatttatttttaaatgaagctgttaatattattggagctttacaagaagccgaacaagatattattttacaagaagctgtttctttaatgaaaacaaaatggttaaattactataaaataattccagaactttttcttattgcatgtttttttgatcctagatttaaattagatggtgtcacagattatttgacattatattatgaatgtttgcaattagatgaagttaatattccattaactataactaatactatgaatttaattaaagaaatttatgctgaatatgcattaatttatggtggttcttcttcctctctaccacctattgccccatcatcaacccaaaatatgagctatggtgatcgtattatgatgcaaaaggGCAAAAGACCAAGTGGAACATTAgactccacctcggagcttgatatttatttaactactatttttgagtttggtgacagcaatGTAGGTAAAGACTTttcagttttagaatggtggagtcgacacgcatcaacttttccaatattgacagttattgctaaacaagttctagcagcaccggtatcaactgtcgcagtagaacaagcttttagtcaaggaggtaatatattggatgagagacgatcaagtttggctcccgaatttattgaagctcaagtatgcgtggacgattggacaagagctgaattacgacaacaagaaatgaaagtggacttcaatgaagaatcgcttgatttaactacggatagttcgatgacgacgggaaataatactcaagatagtggaggtgaatgataaggtaagaggGTAttgccagctattagatatgcaaaggtaagagaactacgtaggctttgattcttctaaacctcAAGAAGATatgtaggaagcttaattgaaaaattaagtccaagcctttcttttaaatttcaattattgtaattaataatttaaaaattaaatcaagatcatgtattagaattgacggtttaATATTggtttcgaatcgaaaccgtcaatttcgaaccgaaaccgtcggttccgaaccggggccatgaaccggaaccgacggTTCCAAACCGtagacgaaccgtcctgttacggtttcggttcagggttcTTATATTTTTGAACTGTGAACCGACGGTTCTGAATCGAAaccggcggttcatgaaccgtggccaggtctaacaCGAGATTTATATGTCActcctttctttctctctttgccTACGTGTTTTATTTTAAGCCATTTATATTGCACATTTGAAATCAGTGTGATCATTCAAAAAATAGACTTTCTTGTTGCTTGGTATTCAATATTAGCCAATAAATTATGTGAAGTTTGACTTCAATTTACCCCACCCACTTCACTTCAAGCGCCCAACACCGCTTAGTGCATCCACGTGTCAGCCATTATACTAAAAagagtagtattatatgtataaccttttcatataaataataatatattattatattattgaataattaaaaattaaaaataaaatatttaatcacataatgatacatcattttttatataaataatattatattattatattattgaataattaaaaattaaagataaaatatttaatcacataatgatacatcatttttcatataaataataatatattattatattattgaataattaaaatttaaagataaaatatttaattatataatgacatgccaatttttttttttgggtttcatGCATGAGTTTGTAGAATTTTGTTGAGGAATGttatgttttttaaagttaaaatttatactttattgacaaaaaaatataatcacaaAAGGTGagagtgtgtttttttttttttttttgaaaattagggatttgatatggaaattgacaaaaaaaattagaattaaaaatatgaattagatAGACATGATTTGCTTAGTAGAGATATCCACATGATATTTTATTCAACACTAACACATAGGAGGTGGATTGATATATTTTACTCGACAAAATAAGatagttaaatgatattttactagGCATGACCTGCAAAATTATGGATCGTACCTTAATCTATGACACGATCTGATCCCTTAGTTTGTTTGTAACTCTTTGGTTGGATAGGTAAATCTAAGATATAATGatcagatttataattattgtaccatataagttaaagttttataaaaatagcaAATACTCGAACCtgaagtttttctttaaaaagttt
Encoded here:
- the LOC123227832 gene encoding RING-H2 finger protein ATL11-like, which codes for MAGDGGDLLDNVRGSIILVSVGSAALVLAISMAVSWCRSHVPTPSPPEPRGAFTPQNIEMASSFENSAAHPIPTHKYHKAIALAGDDGLCSVCLCEFEEGEELRTLPECLHSFHAPCIDMWLYSHQNCPMCRANALPSLQNFRQPGLVPVELESVMLQIVVQSRTRGLV
- the LOC123227831 gene encoding RING-H2 finger protein ATL52-like is translated as MANNSSHFPGFNALSLAIVVTTTAGALLLIYHFILIRCCSRRQTVIAHQQMPQNSLSLGDHFDQEVPPNSMEDSISELIPAYKFSKDMGLVSKSEDVTCAICLCEFNDGEAIRVLPECLHSFHVHCIDNWLYSHANCPLCRADTPVHHIVERLPANSSMGNVIGL